One genomic region from Spirulina subsalsa PCC 9445 encodes:
- the pcrA gene encoding DNA helicase PcrA, producing MIPTPDFLASLNPSQRRAVEHFCGPLLVVAGAGSGKTRALTYRIFHLINHHKVHPENILAVTFTNKAAREMKERIERLFSQKIALEKYQKPFDALTPPEQTALRSKVYRTVIKPLWIGTFHSLFSRILRYDINKYRDERGRTWKRNFSIFDEYDAQTLVKNITTKQLNLDDKKFNPKMVRYTISNAKNLGLSPQDYAQENPDYRGRVISDIYEEYQNQLAANNALDFDDLILAPVRLFQQNETVLGYWHQQFRHILVDEYQDTNRIQYDLVRLLATNGEPDSKQWNWEQRSVFVVGDADQSIYSFRMADYTILLGFQEDFGDNLPDEETQTMVKLEENYRSRENILQAANYLIENNTHRIDKILRPTRGNGEQIYIYQARDEQIEARFVVQQIVALTTENPELNWGSFAILYRTNAQSRNFEEVLLQSKIHYLIVGGQKFYDRKEIKDALAYLRVIANPADTVSLLRIINTPRRGIGRTTIDQLMQAATELNVPLWELLSDETSVNAIASRASKAIHEFAQMIQKYQEASQEQSVVKILDGIMEASGYLDNLRNQETEEADNRVKNVLELYNAMTQFEEENEDSSLQAFLASASLASDLDNLDEEASRVSLMTLHSAKGLEFPIVFLVGMEQGLFPNSRAIQDPLSLEEERRLCYVGITRAQEQLFLTYTQERRLWGYREPAFPSQFLAELPEELISTNVRKARKTRKSKASKTPSEEIVWAVGDQAVHPVFGLGEVTHILGSGKKTNLAIQFDIGRKIINPKAIDLIKME from the coding sequence ATGATACCAACTCCAGATTTTCTTGCCTCCCTCAATCCCTCTCAACGACGTGCGGTCGAACATTTTTGCGGCCCTCTTCTCGTGGTTGCCGGGGCCGGATCTGGCAAAACCCGAGCCTTAACCTATCGTATTTTTCATCTCATTAATCACCACAAAGTTCATCCCGAAAATATATTGGCTGTTACTTTTACCAACAAAGCCGCTCGGGAAATGAAGGAGCGCATTGAACGGTTATTCAGTCAGAAAATAGCCCTTGAAAAGTATCAAAAGCCCTTTGATGCCCTCACCCCCCCAGAACAAACCGCTCTCCGATCTAAAGTTTATCGAACAGTGATTAAGCCTCTTTGGATCGGGACGTTTCACAGTCTTTTCTCTCGCATCCTCCGCTATGATATCAATAAATATCGAGACGAGCGAGGACGCACGTGGAAGCGCAATTTTTCCATTTTTGATGAATATGATGCCCAAACTTTAGTCAAAAACATTACGACCAAACAACTCAACTTAGACGACAAAAAATTCAATCCCAAAATGGTGCGTTATACAATTAGTAACGCGAAGAACTTAGGACTATCTCCCCAAGACTATGCCCAGGAGAATCCTGACTATCGGGGTCGAGTTATTTCGGATATTTATGAAGAATATCAAAATCAGTTAGCCGCGAATAATGCCCTAGATTTTGATGATTTAATTCTTGCCCCCGTGCGCCTTTTTCAACAAAATGAGACGGTTCTAGGCTACTGGCATCAACAATTTCGCCATATCTTGGTGGATGAATACCAAGATACAAACCGGATTCAATATGATTTAGTCCGTCTCTTAGCCACCAATGGAGAACCCGACTCAAAACAGTGGAATTGGGAACAGCGTTCTGTGTTTGTGGTGGGAGATGCGGATCAATCGATTTACTCCTTCCGTATGGCTGACTATACCATTTTGTTAGGGTTTCAAGAAGACTTCGGAGATAACTTACCCGATGAGGAAACCCAAACGATGGTTAAGCTGGAAGAAAACTATCGTTCCCGAGAAAATATTCTGCAAGCGGCGAATTATTTAATCGAAAATAACACCCATCGGATTGATAAAATTCTCCGACCGACCCGAGGAAATGGGGAACAAATTTATATCTATCAGGCGCGTGATGAACAAATAGAAGCCCGTTTTGTGGTGCAGCAAATTGTCGCCTTAACGACAGAAAATCCCGAGTTAAACTGGGGCAGTTTTGCGATTTTATATCGTACCAATGCCCAATCCCGTAACTTTGAAGAAGTCCTACTTCAGTCGAAAATTCACTATTTGATTGTGGGGGGGCAAAAATTCTATGACCGCAAGGAAATTAAAGACGCTCTAGCTTATTTACGGGTGATTGCCAATCCGGCCGATACGGTGAGCTTATTACGGATTATTAATACCCCCCGACGGGGTATAGGACGGACTACCATTGACCAATTAATGCAGGCCGCAACGGAGCTAAATGTCCCCCTGTGGGAGCTTTTGAGTGATGAAACCTCGGTAAATGCGATCGCCTCTCGGGCCAGCAAAGCGATTCATGAATTTGCCCAAATGATTCAAAAATACCAAGAAGCCAGCCAAGAACAAAGCGTAGTAAAGATTCTTGATGGCATTATGGAAGCATCAGGGTATTTAGACAACCTGCGGAATCAAGAAACTGAGGAAGCCGACAACCGCGTGAAGAACGTCCTAGAGTTGTATAATGCCATGACTCAATTTGAAGAAGAAAATGAGGACAGCAGTTTACAGGCCTTTCTTGCCAGCGCCTCCCTCGCTTCCGATTTAGATAATCTCGACGAAGAAGCCAGCCGGGTGTCCCTAATGACCCTCCATTCCGCCAAAGGTCTAGAATTCCCCATTGTCTTCCTAGTGGGGATGGAGCAAGGTCTATTTCCCAATTCACGGGCGATTCAAGATCCCCTCTCTTTAGAAGAAGAGCGCCGTCTCTGTTATGTCGGCATTACCCGCGCTCAAGAGCAATTGTTTCTCACCTATACCCAAGAACGTCGCCTCTGGGGCTATCGAGAGCCAGCCTTTCCCTCCCAATTTCTCGCCGAATTACCGGAGGAGTTAATTAGCACCAATGTCCGCAAAGCCCGTAAAACGCGCAAAAGTAAGGCCTCTAAGACTCCTTCAGAGGAGATTGTCTGGGCAGTAGGAGATCAAGCGGTTCATCCCGTCTTTGGTTTAGGGGAAGTGACCCATATCTTGGGTAGTGGGAAAAAGACTAATCTGGCGATTCAGTTTGATATTGGTCGGAAGATTATTAATCCGAAAGCCATCGATCTGATCAAAATGGAATAG
- a CDS encoding diguanylate cyclase domain-containing protein, whose product MQNAESSRQAQSLWKLRQVTVQEIRALLDADRVNLLAFQPDGVGVVVSEANARPNYAPDCRTARPVLPSLLNLHFPAADIPPTSRVRFLENRQGVQVNTITQEAVYFPLSQKRREVTHPPITADPCHVEYLGHLGVQFCLTIPVIISQGVAVSSSLAWAEQESLWGLVIVHYVTPPPESPQQKLAQLELYLERLQRFLTREQAIRHQHRAQQEENLLLEIRQLLIHGGETDCWQVVLEKVVKALGGCGGCLTWYGYLEGIQPQCYILGDYPLEAHEVVQRTWQNLLDAAPLEAVTVPLHFPALSIDLLSPGAPEVLKTAFWNTSTRLLLGVGLQSGYEYVGHLSIFRRGRDRQIHWAGNPERTQGERQPRSSFDPWLETDHQAVDFWLEDDYLLIKRVAEQIYTALRQQQIEHLRVSQRGYHALTQLPNRQFLSEKLAIALINSNLNHELVAVIFIDLDRFKQVNKVLGHRVGDELLCLVAQRLKEHIAPPKNLLAHWSGDKFVCLLRQIKQAESEIIETLCQDISQEFQAPFFLSGQTIYVTLSMGVALAPFDGTNPETLLLHAEAAMYNAKQQGRNTYQFYRAALGDRLNPLSLEADLRSALINNHFQLYYQPQIDLKSGKVMAMEALIRWHHPQRGLVSPCHFIPLAEESSLICDLGEWVLRQACRQYKVWQSLGMEHLRIAVNVSARQFQQVDFLNTITGILAETETPPSAIEIEITEGTAAKDVELTTTILQYLQNLGVTVALDDFGTGYSSLNAIKHFPLNTLKVDQSFVRDVITDPTDAAIVKTVAALGHGLKLQVLAEGVETLQQLEFLQSVNCDLIQGYLFSPPLSSSAATEFLQNCANGASLQYRFNAHDTGEEDIISTHPALQDLLKQAQREHLTAQIAQQIHSSLKLEDILNTTVREIRHFLGTDRVMLYQFKPDWDGQVVVESVGQGWQSLLGQSIKDPCFRVKCAPLYRQNRISAISDVEHSPLEPCHRKMLRRYDVQANLVVSIVRKENLWGLLIAHHCSSPREWLNSEMDLLRQLASQVAIAIHQSQLYQQLEQANQELRQIATQDSLTGVANRRALDDYILQVWGHLQQEQAPLSLILCDIDHFKYYNDTYGHQAGDQCLKQVARAMQSVIENPQHLVARYGGEEFAIILPRATHTEALEVAIRLQEHLDSLKIPHISSPISPFVTLSIGVTTHVPRIEKAQDILIAEADQALYRAKAQGRNCIESISH is encoded by the coding sequence ATGCAAAATGCTGAGTCGTCTAGACAGGCTCAGTCTTTATGGAAGTTACGTCAAGTAACCGTGCAAGAAATAAGGGCGCTTCTAGACGCAGACCGAGTTAATTTATTAGCCTTCCAACCGGATGGGGTGGGAGTGGTGGTGAGTGAAGCGAACGCACGCCCTAACTACGCCCCGGATTGTCGGACTGCCCGTCCGGTGTTGCCCTCTTTGTTAAACTTACATTTTCCAGCCGCCGATATTCCCCCCACCTCACGGGTACGGTTTTTGGAAAATCGCCAGGGGGTCCAAGTCAACACCATCACCCAAGAGGCGGTTTATTTCCCCCTGAGCCAAAAACGCCGGGAAGTAACTCATCCGCCGATTACGGCGGATCCTTGTCATGTGGAATATTTGGGACATTTGGGAGTCCAGTTTTGCCTGACCATCCCGGTGATTATTAGTCAGGGGGTGGCGGTATCGTCTTCCTTAGCTTGGGCAGAACAGGAATCTTTGTGGGGCTTAGTCATTGTTCACTATGTCACGCCCCCTCCCGAGAGTCCTCAACAGAAGTTAGCCCAACTGGAACTTTATCTAGAACGATTACAACGGTTTTTAACCCGAGAACAGGCCATCCGTCATCAACACCGGGCGCAACAAGAGGAAAACCTGTTGCTGGAGATTCGCCAGTTGTTGATCCATGGGGGAGAAACAGACTGTTGGCAAGTGGTTCTAGAGAAAGTGGTGAAGGCCTTGGGGGGGTGCGGGGGCTGTTTAACTTGGTATGGCTATTTAGAGGGGATTCAGCCCCAGTGTTATATCTTGGGGGATTATCCCTTAGAGGCTCATGAGGTGGTACAACGGACTTGGCAGAATCTGCTAGATGCGGCCCCTTTAGAGGCGGTGACAGTTCCGTTGCACTTTCCGGCCCTGAGTATTGATTTGTTGTCTCCTGGAGCCCCAGAGGTTTTGAAAACGGCGTTTTGGAACACTTCAACAAGGCTGTTGTTGGGGGTGGGTTTACAGTCAGGCTATGAGTATGTAGGACATTTGAGTATTTTTCGGCGAGGGCGCGATCGCCAAATCCATTGGGCTGGCAATCCAGAACGCACCCAAGGGGAACGCCAGCCCCGTTCTTCTTTTGATCCTTGGCTGGAAACGGACCATCAAGCGGTGGATTTTTGGCTAGAAGACGACTATCTCTTGATTAAACGGGTGGCCGAACAAATCTATACAGCCCTACGCCAGCAGCAAATTGAGCATTTACGAGTCAGCCAACGGGGTTATCATGCCCTAACGCAACTGCCGAACCGTCAATTTTTGAGTGAAAAACTGGCGATCGCGTTGATTAACAGTAACCTCAATCATGAACTGGTGGCCGTGATTTTCATTGACCTAGACCGTTTCAAACAGGTGAACAAAGTCTTAGGCCATCGGGTGGGCGATGAACTCTTGTGTTTAGTCGCCCAACGCTTAAAAGAACACATTGCCCCCCCGAAAAATCTCCTTGCCCATTGGAGTGGAGACAAATTTGTGTGTTTATTACGACAAATCAAACAGGCCGAAAGCGAGATTATCGAAACCCTCTGTCAGGATATTAGTCAAGAATTCCAAGCCCCGTTTTTTCTCAGTGGTCAGACCATTTACGTTACCCTGAGTATGGGGGTGGCCTTAGCCCCCTTCGATGGCACCAATCCCGAAACCCTGCTCCTCCATGCGGAGGCGGCTATGTATAACGCTAAACAGCAAGGCCGGAACACCTATCAGTTTTATCGGGCGGCCCTAGGCGATCGCCTCAATCCCCTCTCCTTAGAAGCGGATTTACGTTCCGCCTTGATTAACAATCATTTTCAGCTTTATTACCAGCCGCAAATTGACCTGAAAAGCGGGAAAGTGATGGCAATGGAAGCCCTCATCCGGTGGCACCATCCCCAGCGCGGTCTAGTCTCCCCCTGTCACTTTATCCCCCTCGCCGAAGAAAGTAGTTTAATCTGTGATCTGGGGGAATGGGTCTTGCGCCAAGCCTGCCGACAGTATAAAGTCTGGCAAAGTCTCGGCATGGAACACCTACGCATTGCTGTTAACGTCTCCGCCAGACAATTCCAACAAGTAGACTTTCTCAACACCATCACCGGGATTTTAGCCGAAACTGAAACCCCCCCCTCGGCCATTGAAATAGAAATCACCGAAGGCACCGCCGCCAAAGATGTGGAATTAACGACTACGATTCTGCAATACTTACAAAATCTCGGTGTCACCGTCGCCCTTGATGACTTCGGCACCGGCTATTCTTCCCTCAATGCCATCAAGCATTTTCCCCTCAATACCCTGAAAGTGGATCAGTCCTTTGTGCGAGATGTAATCACCGATCCCACCGATGCCGCCATTGTGAAAACCGTCGCGGCCTTGGGACATGGCTTGAAATTACAAGTCCTCGCCGAAGGGGTGGAAACCTTGCAACAACTAGAGTTTTTACAATCGGTTAATTGTGATTTAATACAAGGGTACTTATTTAGTCCCCCCCTCTCTTCCTCCGCGGCCACGGAATTCTTACAAAACTGTGCCAACGGAGCCAGCTTACAGTACCGTTTTAACGCCCACGACACCGGGGAAGAGGACATAATTAGTACCCATCCGGCCTTGCAAGACCTTTTAAAACAGGCGCAACGGGAACATCTCACCGCCCAAATTGCCCAGCAGATTCACTCCTCCCTAAAATTAGAGGATATTCTCAACACCACTGTCCGAGAAATTCGCCATTTTCTGGGAACCGATCGGGTTATGCTATACCAATTTAAGCCCGATTGGGATGGGCAGGTGGTTGTAGAATCGGTGGGGCAGGGGTGGCAGTCTTTGTTAGGGCAAAGTATCAAGGATCCCTGTTTCCGGGTGAAGTGCGCCCCCCTCTATCGTCAGAATCGCATTTCGGCCATCTCCGATGTGGAACATAGCCCTCTAGAACCGTGCCATCGTAAAATGCTACGCCGCTATGACGTGCAGGCCAATTTAGTCGTGTCTATTGTGCGGAAAGAAAATCTTTGGGGACTGCTGATTGCCCATCATTGTAGTAGTCCGAGGGAGTGGCTCAACAGTGAAATGGACTTATTGCGTCAACTGGCCTCCCAAGTTGCGATCGCCATTCATCAATCCCAACTCTATCAACAACTCGAACAAGCCAACCAAGAACTCCGCCAAATTGCCACCCAAGACAGTTTAACCGGAGTCGCCAACCGTCGCGCCCTAGATGACTATATCCTCCAAGTGTGGGGACACTTACAACAGGAACAAGCCCCCCTGTCCCTGATTTTGTGCGATATTGACCATTTCAAATACTATAACGATACCTACGGTCATCAAGCCGGGGATCAGTGCTTAAAACAGGTTGCCCGGGCCATGCAGAGCGTTATTGAGAATCCCCAGCATCTCGTCGCCCGTTATGGAGGGGAAGAGTTTGCCATCATTCTCCCCCGTGCCACCCACACCGAGGCGCTGGAAGTGGCCATCCGTTTACAGGAACATCTGGACTCCCTTAAAATCCCTCATATTTCCTCCCCCATTAGTCCTTTTGTTACCCTGAGTATTGGGGTGACTACCCATGTCCCCCGGATAGAAAAAGCCCAAGATATCCTAATTGCTGAGGCAGATCAAGCGCTCTATCGTGCTAAAGCCCAAGGGAGAAACTGTATTGAGTCCATTAGTCACTAA
- a CDS encoding trans-splicing intein-formed DNA polymerase III subunit alpha N-terminal partner DnaE-N, which translates to MSFVGLHIHSDYSLLDGASQLPALVNRAVELGMPAIALTDHGVMYGAIDLIKTCRNKGIKPIIGNEMYVINGQIEDKKKRYKRYHQVVLAKNTQGYQNLVKLTTISHLEGMQGKGIFTRPCINKDLLEKYHDGLIVTSACLGGEVPQNILKNDLVEARKVAQWYKDIFGEDYYLEIQDHGSAEDRIVNVEIVKIAQELDIPIIATNDSHFISCHDVEAHDALLCIQTGKLITEDKRLRYSGTEYLKSAEEMKRLFRDHLSDDVIEEAIANTIAVAEKIKPYKIMGEPRLPNYKVPPNHTPDSYLEEVTWQGLLERLNCRHRSEVPTLYKERIEYELKMMQQMGFSTYFLVVWDYIKYARDNNIPVGPGRGSAAGSLVAYCLKITNIDPVHHGLLFERFLNPERKSMPDIDTDFCIEKRDKVIEYVTEKYGKANVAQIITFNRMTSKAVLKDVARVLNIPYAESDMMTKLIPVSRGKPTRLKVMVSDETPCPEFKQKYDTDPTVKRWVDMAIRIEGTNKTFGVHAAGVVISSQPLDEVVPLQKNNEGAVITQYSMENLESLGLLKMDFLGLKNLTTIQKAADLIEQNRGVHLNVDQLPLDERKALRILNKGDVKKMPPDIQKTYGLFKEGQLEGIFQVESEGMKQIVKDLKPSGIEDISSILALYRPGPLDAGLIPDFINRKHGREAIQYEHPLLESILEETYGILVYQEQIMKTAQDLAGYSLGQADLLRRAMGKKKMSEMQKHREIFIDGATKNGVSQPIAEHLFDQMVKFAEYCLSYDTKIITVEYGAIAIGTIVEQGLHCHVYSVDPNGFIYTQPIAQWHQRGEQEVFAYTLENGSIIQATKDHKFMTQQGKMLPIDTIFEQGLDLLQYHLEETGNPKKVSSNKGHLIHI; encoded by the coding sequence ATGTCCTTTGTTGGTTTACATATTCATAGTGACTATAGCCTCCTTGATGGAGCGTCTCAACTTCCCGCTTTAGTGAATCGTGCCGTAGAATTAGGAATGCCTGCCATTGCCCTCACCGATCATGGGGTGATGTACGGGGCCATTGACTTAATTAAAACCTGTCGAAATAAAGGGATTAAACCCATTATTGGCAATGAAATGTATGTCATTAATGGTCAAATAGAGGACAAGAAAAAACGTTATAAACGCTATCATCAGGTCGTTTTAGCGAAAAATACCCAAGGTTATCAAAACCTCGTCAAACTCACCACAATCTCTCACCTCGAAGGAATGCAAGGGAAAGGCATCTTTACCCGACCTTGTATTAACAAAGACCTATTAGAAAAGTATCACGACGGGTTAATTGTCACCAGTGCTTGTTTAGGGGGAGAAGTTCCGCAAAATATCTTAAAAAATGACCTAGTAGAAGCCCGTAAAGTTGCCCAGTGGTATAAAGATATTTTCGGAGAAGATTATTATTTAGAAATTCAAGATCACGGTTCGGCAGAAGACCGGATTGTTAATGTCGAAATCGTGAAAATTGCCCAAGAATTAGATATTCCTATCATTGCCACCAATGACTCCCATTTTATCTCCTGTCATGACGTAGAAGCCCATGACGCGCTGCTTTGTATTCAGACGGGAAAATTAATTACAGAAGACAAGCGTTTGCGCTATAGCGGCACTGAATACCTCAAGTCTGCCGAAGAGATGAAACGCTTATTCCGTGACCATTTGAGCGATGATGTGATTGAAGAGGCGATCGCCAATACTATCGCGGTGGCTGAGAAAATTAAACCCTACAAAATCATGGGAGAACCCCGCCTTCCCAACTACAAAGTCCCTCCCAATCATACCCCCGATAGTTACTTAGAAGAGGTCACTTGGCAAGGCTTACTAGAACGCCTTAATTGTCGTCATCGTTCCGAAGTCCCCACCCTCTATAAAGAGCGCATCGAATATGAACTTAAAATGATGCAGCAGATGGGCTTCTCGACCTACTTTTTAGTGGTATGGGACTATATTAAATATGCCCGAGATAATAACATTCCTGTAGGACCCGGACGAGGTTCTGCGGCTGGCTCTTTAGTGGCTTATTGCCTGAAAATTACCAATATTGATCCCGTGCATCATGGTTTATTATTTGAGCGATTTTTAAACCCAGAACGGAAGTCTATGCCGGATATTGACACAGACTTTTGTATTGAAAAACGGGATAAAGTGATTGAATATGTGACGGAGAAATACGGCAAGGCGAATGTAGCGCAAATTATCACCTTTAACCGCATGACTTCCAAAGCAGTATTAAAAGATGTGGCACGAGTGCTAAATATTCCTTACGCAGAATCAGATATGATGACCAAATTAATCCCCGTTTCTCGGGGAAAACCGACCCGTTTAAAGGTTATGGTTTCTGATGAGACACCTTGCCCAGAATTTAAGCAAAAATATGACACAGATCCCACAGTAAAACGCTGGGTAGATATGGCTATCCGCATTGAAGGAACGAATAAAACCTTTGGCGTTCATGCGGCTGGGGTAGTGATTTCCTCTCAACCATTAGATGAGGTTGTCCCTTTACAAAAGAACAATGAAGGGGCTGTTATTACGCAATATTCAATGGAGAATTTAGAATCTTTAGGATTGCTCAAAATGGACTTTTTGGGCTTAAAGAATCTGACCACTATTCAAAAAGCTGCCGATTTAATTGAGCAAAATCGGGGGGTTCATTTAAATGTGGATCAACTGCCCTTAGATGAACGGAAAGCCTTACGCATTTTGAATAAAGGGGATGTGAAAAAAATGCCCCCAGATATTCAAAAAACTTACGGATTATTTAAAGAGGGGCAACTTGAGGGGATCTTTCAGGTGGAATCTGAAGGGATGAAACAAATTGTTAAAGACCTTAAACCGTCTGGCATTGAAGATATTTCTTCTATTTTAGCCTTATATCGTCCGGGACCGTTGGATGCGGGGTTAATTCCTGATTTTATTAACCGCAAACATGGACGAGAAGCCATTCAATATGAACATCCCTTATTAGAGTCTATTTTAGAGGAAACCTATGGGATTTTGGTCTATCAAGAGCAAATTATGAAGACAGCCCAAGACTTAGCGGGGTATAGTTTAGGCCAAGCAGACTTACTCCGTCGGGCGATGGGGAAAAAGAAAATGTCTGAGATGCAGAAACATCGGGAGATTTTCATTGATGGGGCAACAAAAAACGGGGTATCTCAACCGATTGCCGAACATTTGTTTGATCAAATGGTTAAGTTTGCTGAATATTGCTTAAGCTATGATACAAAAATTATCACCGTGGAGTATGGCGCGATCGCAATCGGTACAATTGTAGAGCAGGGTTTGCACTGTCACGTTTATAGCGTTGATCCCAATGGCTTCATTTACACTCAACCCATTGCCCAGTGGCATCAGCGAGGGGAACAAGAAGTTTTTGCATATACCTTAGAAAATGGTTCAATCATTCAGGCAACGAAAGACCATAAATTTATGACTCAACAGGGGAAAATGTTACCCATTGATACTATTTTTGAACAAGGTCTAGACCTCCTGCAATATCATTTAGAGGAGACAGGAAATCCTAAAAAAGTTAGTTCTAATAAAGGGCATCTCATTCACATTTAG
- the galT gene encoding galactose-1-phosphate uridylyltransferase: MNNSHIRLNVITKEWVIFSPSRRQRPQDFQQDPSLHIEPPCYDPHCPFCNFSEASSEVVILEIANPQKTGWQTRVVPNKYPALTPDAKTTRQLDGIYLSMPGYGCHEVIVESPKHHLDIATMPLQEVEIVIETYHQRYYDLMVAHQNMMAIIFRNHGHKAGASLQHPHSQIIVTGMVPQHIRYAEQEAQRYYDTWSKCLYCEILAHEKREGVRIVAESNLFFAFIPFAADVPFEIWIMPKVHQADFGSISDAEKVDFAAILRRVLRQLKTKLNNPDYNYVINTAARYKAEEPQVHWYCQIRPRLTTPAGFEIGSGISINPSLPESDAEYLRS; the protein is encoded by the coding sequence ATGAATAACAGTCACATCCGACTAAACGTGATTACCAAAGAATGGGTTATTTTTTCCCCCAGTCGTCGTCAACGTCCCCAAGACTTTCAACAAGATCCAAGTTTACACATCGAACCCCCTTGTTATGACCCGCACTGCCCCTTTTGTAACTTTTCTGAAGCATCTTCTGAAGTAGTGATTCTAGAAATTGCCAATCCGCAAAAAACGGGCTGGCAAACGAGAGTTGTTCCCAATAAATACCCCGCCTTAACACCAGATGCTAAAACTACCCGCCAACTCGATGGGATTTATTTATCTATGCCCGGTTATGGTTGCCATGAGGTAATTGTAGAAAGTCCAAAACATCATTTAGATATTGCAACAATGCCTTTACAAGAGGTCGAAATTGTGATAGAAACCTATCATCAACGCTATTATGATTTAATGGTAGCCCATCAGAATATGATGGCGATTATTTTTCGCAATCATGGCCATAAAGCCGGGGCTTCTTTACAACATCCCCACTCCCAAATTATTGTTACAGGGATGGTTCCCCAACATATTCGCTATGCTGAACAGGAAGCACAACGCTATTATGATACTTGGTCAAAATGTTTGTATTGTGAGATTTTAGCCCATGAAAAACGGGAGGGAGTGCGCATAGTTGCCGAAAGCAATTTGTTTTTTGCTTTTATCCCTTTTGCGGCCGATGTTCCCTTTGAAATCTGGATTATGCCCAAGGTTCACCAGGCTGATTTTGGCAGTATTTCGGACGCGGAAAAGGTCGATTTTGCGGCTATTTTAAGGCGAGTATTACGGCAGTTAAAGACCAAATTAAACAACCCCGATTATAATTATGTCATTAATACGGCCGCTCGCTATAAAGCCGAAGAACCTCAAGTTCATTGGTATTGTCAAATTCGCCCCCGTTTAACTACACCTGCGGGGTTTGAAATTGGGTCTGGGATTAGTATTAATCCTTCTTTACCGGAGTCTGATGCGGAATATTTACGATCTTAA
- a CDS encoding diguanylate cyclase domain-containing protein, translating to MVAHLPTNQPDILIVDDTPENLRLLATMLEQQGYKVRKVITGEMALKVVQKTIPDLILLDIGLPKMNGYEVCQQLKTMPEIEDIPVIFLSAYNQVEQKLQAFAVGGVDYITKPFHIAEVQARIDTHLQLRFLQKAHAQLVDALQEKNQKLQEKIQEHEAEILRRHAVENALQIANKRLKDMAHYDSLTGVANRRKFDSIVALEWRRMLREKKPCSIILCDVDNFKPYNDTYGHQAGDECLIKVAHIIKVQLKQSHDLIARYGGEEFIILLPNTDQNEAVTVAQTLCQAVFELKIPHCASSVVPYVTLSLGVATQIPDTQSRIENLIYKADKALYVAKSEGKNQVRCYEP from the coding sequence ATGGTTGCTCATCTCCCAACAAACCAACCGGATATACTAATCGTTGATGATACCCCAGAGAACTTGCGTTTACTAGCGACTATGTTGGAGCAACAAGGTTATAAAGTTCGTAAAGTTATTACAGGGGAAATGGCCTTAAAAGTTGTTCAAAAGACCATACCCGATCTCATTTTATTAGACATTGGTTTACCTAAGATGAACGGTTATGAAGTTTGTCAGCAACTGAAAACCATGCCCGAAATCGAAGACATTCCAGTTATTTTTTTAAGTGCTTACAATCAAGTTGAGCAGAAACTACAAGCCTTTGCCGTTGGGGGAGTTGATTATATTACAAAACCGTTCCATATTGCCGAAGTTCAAGCAAGGATTGATACCCATTTACAACTGAGGTTTTTACAAAAAGCTCATGCTCAATTGGTCGATGCGCTTCAAGAAAAAAACCAAAAGCTTCAAGAAAAAATTCAAGAACATGAAGCAGAAATTTTACGTCGTCATGCCGTTGAAAATGCCTTACAAATTGCGAATAAAAGGCTCAAAGACATGGCTCATTATGACAGTTTAACCGGAGTTGCTAATCGGAGAAAATTTGATAGCATTGTAGCACTAGAATGGCGTAGAATGCTGAGAGAAAAAAAACCTTGTTCTATTATTTTATGTGATGTTGATAACTTTAAACCCTATAATGATACCTATGGGCATCAAGCCGGAGATGAGTGCTTAATTAAAGTCGCCCATATCATTAAAGTTCAACTCAAGCAGTCCCATGATTTAATTGCCCGCTATGGTGGAGAAGAGTTTATTATTTTATTACCCAACACAGACCAAAATGAAGCCGTGACTGTTGCACAAACCCTCTGTCAAGCGGTTTTTGAGCTTAAAATCCCCCATTGTGCCTCTTCTGTTGTTCCCTATGTCACCCTCAGTTTAGGAGTAGCTACCCAAATCCCAGATACTCAATCTCGGATAGAAAACTTAATTTATAAGGCCGATAAAGCCCTTTATGTGGCTAAATCTGAAGGGAAAAATCAAGTTAGATGTTATGAACCCTAG